The Zavarzinia compransoris genome has a window encoding:
- a CDS encoding sulfite exporter TauE/SafE family protein, with protein sequence MVAAAVLRAFSGFGFALAAMPLLVLVIEPARAVVLCALLSLVAGLRTLRRSVAESDRGLLKPLLIGSLIGTPVGVALLDLLPADATKLLIGVGVLGSALLLWRTGVMAGAGRGLALPVGLSAGLMGGALAIPGPPIVVFLLGTEPDARRARATLMAFFNLTSVMSLAGYTVTGKIDEISPAQFALALPCLLFGDWLGFRLFERFGSAHHRAISLLVLALIGVTATVNAVI encoded by the coding sequence ATCGTCGCGGCGGCGGTGCTGCGCGCCTTTTCCGGCTTCGGCTTCGCGCTGGCGGCCATGCCCTTGCTGGTGCTGGTGATCGAGCCGGCCCGCGCCGTGGTGCTCTGCGCCCTGCTGTCCCTGGTCGCGGGCTTGCGCACCCTGCGGCGCTCGGTCGCCGAAAGCGACCGCGGGCTGTTGAAGCCGCTGCTGATCGGCAGCCTGATCGGCACGCCGGTCGGGGTCGCCCTGCTCGATCTCCTGCCGGCGGATGCGACCAAATTGCTGATCGGGGTGGGCGTGCTCGGGTCCGCCCTTCTGCTGTGGCGGACCGGGGTGATGGCGGGGGCGGGCCGCGGGCTGGCCCTGCCGGTCGGCCTGTCGGCCGGGCTGATGGGCGGGGCACTGGCGATTCCGGGGCCGCCGATCGTGGTCTTCCTGCTCGGCACTGAACCCGATGCGCGCCGGGCCCGGGCGACCTTGATGGCCTTCTTCAACCTGACGTCGGTGATGTCGCTGGCCGGCTATACGGTCACCGGCAAGATCGACGAAATCTCGCCGGCGCAATTCGCCCTGGCGCTGCCCTGCCTGCTGTTCGGCGACTGGCTGGGCTTTCGCCTGTTCGAGCGTTTCGGTTCCGCCCACCACCGCGCGATCTCGCTGCTGGTGCTGGCGCTGATCGGGGTGACGGCGACGGTCAATGCCGTGATCTGA
- a CDS encoding 2-hydroxychromene-2-carboxylate isomerase, which yields MTTIDFVFGVSSRYSYLAASQLPALAAEFGVTFRWRPVTTIALVRQARGGGSTPFDGAPPAMQYDFKWRRQDAEAWASLYGIPFNEPHGRLKYDAVELNLGCVAAGLLGAVEPYARRLARRIFADDNDSPVGRADLIAAAAAAGLDGERFETQLAAPETQAAVAAIQDEAAARGAFGVPSFLVDGKVIWGNDRIPLLRHHLATRA from the coding sequence GTGACCACGATCGATTTCGTCTTCGGCGTTTCCAGCCGCTATTCCTATCTTGCCGCCAGCCAGCTGCCGGCGCTGGCGGCCGAATTCGGCGTCACCTTCCGCTGGCGGCCGGTGACGACCATCGCCCTGGTGCGCCAGGCGCGGGGCGGCGGTTCCACCCCCTTCGACGGGGCACCGCCGGCCATGCAGTATGATTTCAAATGGCGCCGCCAGGATGCGGAAGCCTGGGCCTCCCTCTACGGCATTCCCTTCAACGAGCCCCACGGCCGGCTGAAATACGACGCGGTCGAACTGAACCTCGGCTGCGTCGCCGCCGGGCTTCTGGGCGCGGTCGAGCCCTATGCCCGCCGTCTCGCCCGCCGCATCTTCGCCGACGACAACGACAGCCCCGTCGGCCGCGCCGACCTGATCGCGGCGGCGGCCGCGGCCGGCCTCGACGGGGAACGCTTCGAAACCCAGCTGGCGGCGCCGGAAACCCAGGCCGCGGTCGCCGCCATCCAGGACGAGGCGGCGGCAAGGGGCGCCTTCGGGGTGCCCAGCTTCCTGGTCGACGGCAAGGTGATCTGGGGCAACGACCGCATCCCCCTGCTGCGGCACCACCTGGCGACCCGCGCATGA
- a CDS encoding extracellular solute-binding protein encodes MPKTPLAAPSRRALLAGGIAGAAAIGLGFPGIVRAADKRLKVGVYGGYFKDSFDKHIFPEFTKATGIAIDSVAEPTGEAWLVQLEQAARAKQAPADVSMMSQVAMLKGAAVELWAPLDEARIPGAKTVHAHLQNRYADGRLTGVGAVSWYITLVTNTKTYPEAPTSWAELWDAKHKDQLGLMALVSNSFLLEVTAATFFGGTAIMDTEDGILKVMEKLAELKPNVKLWYRDEAQFEQALKSGEVPMGEYYHDVTGLAVADGHPVRSTFPKEGGINDSGSWAVSKASKAVDLAEVFIEYMCQPAIQALLSRKVGTAPTIDRKLTDLTDAEFAAVSSEITPIVPRYDLYQSKADWLSQKWTELIVG; translated from the coding sequence ATGCCGAAGACCCCCCTCGCGGCGCCCAGCCGCCGCGCCCTTCTCGCCGGCGGCATCGCCGGTGCCGCCGCCATCGGCCTGGGCTTTCCCGGGATCGTCCGCGCCGCCGACAAGCGCCTGAAAGTCGGCGTCTACGGCGGCTATTTCAAGGACAGTTTCGACAAGCACATCTTCCCCGAATTCACTAAGGCCACCGGCATCGCCATCGATTCCGTGGCCGAGCCGACGGGCGAAGCCTGGCTGGTGCAGCTGGAACAGGCGGCCCGCGCGAAACAGGCCCCGGCCGATGTTTCGATGATGTCCCAAGTGGCGATGCTCAAAGGCGCCGCGGTCGAGCTTTGGGCGCCCCTGGACGAGGCCCGCATCCCGGGCGCGAAGACGGTCCACGCCCACCTGCAGAACCGCTATGCCGATGGCCGCCTGACGGGCGTGGGCGCGGTTTCCTGGTACATCACCCTGGTCACCAACACCAAGACCTACCCGGAGGCCCCGACCTCCTGGGCCGAGCTTTGGGACGCGAAGCACAAGGACCAATTGGGCCTGATGGCCCTGGTCTCCAACAGTTTCCTGCTGGAAGTGACCGCCGCCACCTTCTTCGGCGGCACCGCGATCATGGATACCGAGGACGGCATCCTGAAGGTGATGGAGAAGCTGGCCGAGCTGAAGCCCAACGTGAAGCTGTGGTACCGCGACGAGGCCCAGTTCGAACAGGCGCTGAAGTCGGGCGAAGTGCCCATGGGCGAATATTACCACGACGTCACCGGCCTTGCGGTCGCCGACGGCCACCCGGTGCGCTCCACCTTCCCCAAGGAAGGCGGCATCAACGACAGCGGCTCCTGGGCCGTGTCCAAGGCCTCGAAGGCGGTCGACCTGGCCGAGGTCTTCATCGAATACATGTGCCAGCCCGCGATCCAGGCCCTGCTGTCGCGGAAGGTCGGCACCGCGCCCACCATCGACCGCAAGCTGACCGACCTGACGGATGCGGAATTCGCCGCCGTCTCGTCCGAGATCACGCCGATCGTGCCGCGCTACGACCTCTACCAGTCCAAGGCCGACTGGCTGAGCCAGAAGTGGACCGAGCTGATCGTCGGCTGA
- a CDS encoding ABC transporter ATP-binding protein: MSGLVLDHLVKRYGPFTAVHDAELTIPHGRFVCLLGPSGCGKTTLLRMIAGLEAPSAGAIRLDGEDITAKPAHQRDFGMVFQSLALFPHLTVGENIAYPLRIRGKSRAEQRAEAERLLALVRLPGAADRPVAKLSGGQRQRVAIARALALSPRLFLLDEPLSALDAKLREAMQIELKQLQQRLGITTIVVTHDQREAMTMADLVVVMSAGRIHQAAPPVEVYRRPADAFVADFIGMTNLLKGKVAGPGRVAVAGGTLAVTDPTPAAGEVVLSVRPEDVAVRVGDDAPNLLPGTVTFLRDLGATVEIRLDVAGQEIVAVTAPQDRPMVQAGDAVHVRFPAEAAVVLAS; the protein is encoded by the coding sequence ATGTCCGGTCTTGTCCTTGACCATCTGGTGAAGCGCTACGGTCCGTTCACGGCCGTGCATGACGCCGAGCTGACCATCCCCCACGGCCGTTTCGTCTGCCTGCTCGGGCCGTCGGGCTGCGGCAAGACCACCTTGCTGCGCATGATCGCGGGGCTGGAGGCGCCGAGCGCCGGCGCCATCCGCCTCGACGGCGAGGACATCACCGCAAAACCCGCGCATCAGCGCGATTTCGGCATGGTGTTCCAGTCGCTCGCCCTGTTCCCGCACCTGACGGTGGGCGAGAACATCGCCTATCCCCTGCGCATCCGGGGCAAGTCCAGGGCGGAACAGCGGGCCGAGGCGGAACGCCTGCTCGCCCTGGTGCGCCTGCCCGGCGCCGCCGACCGGCCGGTTGCCAAACTCTCGGGCGGGCAGCGCCAGCGCGTCGCCATCGCCCGCGCGCTCGCCCTGTCGCCCCGCCTGTTCCTGCTCGACGAGCCGCTCTCCGCCCTCGACGCCAAGCTGCGCGAGGCGATGCAGATCGAATTGAAGCAATTGCAGCAGCGCCTGGGCATCACCACCATCGTCGTCACCCACGACCAGCGCGAAGCCATGACCATGGCCGATCTGGTCGTCGTCATGTCCGCCGGGCGCATCCATCAGGCCGCCCCGCCGGTCGAGGTCTACCGCCGGCCGGCCGACGCCTTCGTCGCCGATTTCATCGGCATGACCAACCTCCTGAAGGGCAAGGTCGCCGGCCCCGGCCGGGTGGCGGTCGCCGGCGGCACGCTTGCGGTTACCGATCCGACCCCGGCGGCGGGGGAGGTCGTCCTTTCCGTCCGGCCGGAGGACGTCGCGGTCCGCGTCGGCGACGACGCCCCGAACCTCCTGCCCGGCACGGTGACCTTCCTGCGCGACCTGGGCGCCACGGTCGAGATCCGCCTCGACGTCGCGGGGCAGGAGATCGTGGCGGTGACGGCGCCGCAGGACCGGCCCATGGTGCAGGCGGGCGACGCGGTCCATGTCCGCTTCCCGG
- a CDS encoding ArgK/MeaB family GTPase, with translation MSLDQLRSGGKGAMARALARIERDPHGAETIALLDAAWTDPRAHVVGLTGPPGVGKSTLTSALINHWRRQGLTVGVIAVDPSSRRTGGALLGDRTRLVIDAEDQGIFVRSMAARDRLGGLAALTFPAMVLMRAAYDRVLIETVGVGQSETDVTQVADTVVFCVQPASGDSLQFMKAGIVEIPHVAVVTKADLGAPATRARADLAGALSLAEDVTGWKVPVALVSSTKGDGLDKLLHALDAHAAHLAEDGNGKAQRAEQGAAWLAETVRDEFGKQGLRDAAALIADAAGASPFGRAAGIIATLRSRH, from the coding sequence ATGAGCCTCGACCAGCTGCGCAGCGGCGGCAAGGGCGCCATGGCCCGGGCGCTGGCCCGGATCGAGCGCGACCCCCATGGCGCCGAGACCATCGCCCTGCTGGACGCCGCCTGGACCGACCCGCGCGCCCATGTCGTCGGCCTGACCGGGCCGCCCGGGGTGGGCAAATCCACCCTGACCTCGGCCCTGATCAACCATTGGCGGCGCCAGGGGCTGACGGTCGGGGTGATCGCGGTCGATCCTTCGTCCCGGCGCACCGGCGGCGCCCTGCTCGGCGACCGCACCCGGCTGGTCATCGATGCCGAGGACCAGGGGATCTTCGTCCGCTCCATGGCGGCGCGGGACCGGCTGGGCGGCCTTGCCGCCCTCACCTTCCCGGCCATGGTGCTGATGCGCGCGGCTTACGACCGGGTGCTGATCGAGACCGTGGGCGTCGGCCAGTCGGAAACCGATGTCACCCAGGTGGCGGATACGGTGGTCTTCTGCGTGCAGCCCGCCTCGGGCGATTCGCTGCAATTCATGAAGGCGGGCATCGTCGAGATTCCCCATGTCGCGGTCGTCACCAAGGCGGACCTGGGCGCGCCCGCCACCAGGGCCCGGGCCGATCTTGCCGGCGCCCTGTCGCTGGCGGAGGATGTGACCGGCTGGAAAGTACCGGTCGCCCTCGTCTCCTCGACCAAGGGGGACGGGCTGGACAAGTTGCTGCACGCCCTCGACGCCCATGCCGCCCATCTGGCCGAGGACGGCAACGGCAAGGCCCAGCGCGCCGAGCAGGGCGCCGCCTGGCTGGCGGAAACCGTGCGCGACGAATTCGGCAAGCAGGGCCTGCGCGATGCCGCGGCCTTGATCGCCGATGCTGCCGGTGCCTCCCCCTTCGGGCGGGCGGCCGGGATCATCGCAACCCTCAGATCACGGCATTGA
- a CDS encoding alpha/beta hydrolase, giving the protein MDATRRLALGALAGLLAAPMARAQQPASPHDRASEPAEIIEHERIRRFDFGLPGGAAPWHIQVGLPAGNRPEAGWPVLYLLDGGGMFPGAWRHQEKGVGPGAVLVGIGHPGAGRLDMARRTFDFTPATAKEYLRGRDDTATGGREALLAFIADHLMPRIQAELTVDPARQSLFGHSLGGLFALFALFTRPDLFSTWVAADPSLWWNNGSQVAEAQAFLGGVRAAGGRLARPARLLVENSSGQGRGGAAHRDPARGSSIPAGQDLAKALAGVGDFAVYYRRFADLGHGGIIDPGLADTLAFIAGTVPDGVARAG; this is encoded by the coding sequence ATGGATGCCACCCGCCGCCTTGCCCTCGGCGCCCTTGCCGGGCTTCTCGCGGCGCCCATGGCGCGGGCGCAGCAGCCGGCCAGCCCCCATGACCGGGCCAGCGAACCGGCCGAGATCATCGAGCACGAGCGCATCCGCCGCTTCGACTTCGGCCTGCCGGGCGGCGCGGCGCCCTGGCACATCCAGGTCGGCCTGCCGGCGGGAAACAGGCCCGAGGCGGGCTGGCCCGTGCTCTACCTCCTCGACGGGGGCGGCATGTTTCCCGGGGCGTGGCGGCACCAGGAAAAGGGTGTGGGCCCGGGGGCCGTGCTGGTCGGCATCGGCCATCCGGGGGCGGGGCGGCTCGACATGGCCCGCCGCACCTTCGATTTCACCCCGGCGACCGCCAAGGAATACCTGCGCGGCCGGGACGACACCGCCACCGGCGGGCGCGAGGCGCTGCTCGCCTTCATCGCCGATCACCTGATGCCCCGGATCCAGGCGGAACTCACCGTCGATCCGGCGCGGCAAAGCCTGTTCGGCCATTCCCTGGGCGGCCTTTTCGCCCTGTTCGCGCTTTTCACCCGGCCCGACCTCTTTTCCACCTGGGTGGCGGCCGATCCGTCGCTGTGGTGGAACAACGGTTCCCAGGTGGCGGAGGCCCAGGCCTTCCTCGGCGGCGTCCGCGCGGCGGGCGGGCGGCTGGCGCGGCCGGCGCGGCTGCTGGTCGAGAATTCGTCCGGCCAGGGGCGGGGCGGGGCCGCGCATCGCGATCCGGCGCGGGGCAGCAGCATCCCCGCCGGCCAGGACTTGGCGAAGGCCCTGGCCGGGGTCGGGGATTTCGCCGTTTACTACCGCCGCTTCGCCGACCTCGGCCATGGCGGCATCATCGATCCGGGCCTTGCCGATACGCTCGCCTTCATCGCCGGCACGGTGCCGGACGGGGTGGCCCGGGCCGGCTGA
- a CDS encoding LysR family transcriptional regulator, which yields MALDTVDLRLLRVFVAIVESGGFAAAQAKLNLSLSTISSHIAGLETRLGVTLCRRGRSGFSLTPEGQAAYAEIQRLLGATSQFDNRMRSLRDKLHGTLAIGLVDNTITDPKAPLERVFARFVAAAPEVRLNISTRAPDDLLREVIAGNLHVAIASFPRVVLGLAYEDLYREAQRFYCGKDHPLYAVPDGEIDVDLVRRHRIVGRDYWGGRDLKIFAIAGAHAIVSDMESEARLILSGAFLGYLPEHFAAPFVAAGRLRSLKPALFAREQLFQLAHDPNRAESAALDLFRTIVVEELGPPKKP from the coding sequence ATGGCACTGGATACGGTTGACCTCAGATTGTTGCGCGTCTTCGTCGCCATCGTCGAGTCGGGCGGTTTCGCGGCGGCGCAGGCCAAGCTCAATCTCTCGCTCTCGACGATCTCGAGCCATATCGCCGGGCTGGAGACGCGCCTCGGCGTGACGCTGTGCCGGCGCGGGCGCAGCGGCTTTTCGCTGACGCCGGAAGGCCAGGCGGCCTATGCCGAGATCCAGCGCCTGCTGGGCGCCACCAGCCAGTTCGACAACCGCATGCGCTCGCTCCGCGACAAGCTGCACGGCACGCTGGCGATCGGCCTCGTCGACAATACGATCACCGATCCGAAGGCACCGCTGGAGCGGGTCTTCGCCCGCTTCGTCGCCGCGGCCCCCGAAGTCCGGCTGAATATCTCGACACGGGCGCCGGACGACCTGCTGCGCGAGGTCATCGCCGGCAATCTCCATGTCGCGATCGCCAGCTTTCCCCGGGTCGTGCTCGGCCTTGCCTATGAAGACCTCTACCGCGAGGCGCAGCGCTTCTATTGCGGCAAGGACCATCCGCTCTACGCTGTCCCGGACGGCGAGATCGACGTCGACCTGGTGCGCCGGCACCGCATCGTCGGGCGCGACTATTGGGGCGGGCGCGATCTCAAGATCTTCGCCATCGCCGGCGCCCATGCCATCGTCTCGGACATGGAATCCGAGGCCCGCCTGATCCTGTCCGGCGCCTTTCTCGGCTATCTGCCGGAACATTTCGCGGCGCCTTTCGTCGCTGCCGGGCGCCTGCGCTCGCTGAAGCCGGCGCTGTTCGCCCGCGAGCAATTGTTCCAACTCGCCCATGATCCGAACCGGGCGGAAAGCGCCGCCCTCGATCTCTTCCGCACGATCGTGGTCGAGGAACTGGGGCCGCCGAAAAAGCCGTGA